The genome window ACCGGACCGAGACGGGGAGCTGTTTTTGCAACCTCGAATTTCGCCCGTCAGATTGTAGAGATAGAGAAGAAAAAGAGAGAACCGGTGATCTACGTCGGTAATCTGGATGCAACACGTGATTTTTTGGACGTACGTGACGTCGCCCGTGCTTACGCCCTTGCACTGGAAAAGGGAGTACCCGGTGAAGTTTATAATATCGCATCCGGTAAGGGAATAAAGATAAAGGATATGCTGGACAGACTGGTTGCTCTGTCAAACGTCGACCTGGAGATTAAACAGGATCCGGCTCGATTGAGACCTTCTGATGTGGAGCTGCTGATCGGCTCATCAGAAAAGTTCCGTAAAAGGACGGGGTGGGAACCGAAAATTCCTTTTGACCAGACCCTGCGGGATTTGCTTGACTACTGGCGTATGAAGATAAAATGAAGGTGATACTTGTTACAGGAAGTGAGGGGTTTGTAGGTTCCCATTTGGTAAAGGCATTGAAGGAGGACCTTTTTAAGATAATCCCGACATGCTATCCTCTGCTGGCATCCAAGGTCGAATCAT of candidate division WOR-3 bacterium contains these proteins:
- a CDS encoding NAD-dependent epimerase/dehydratase family protein gives rise to the protein TGPRRGAVFATSNFARQIVEIEKKKREPVIYVGNLDATRDFLDVRDVARAYALALEKGVPGEVYNIASGKGIKIKDMLDRLVALSNVDLEIKQDPARLRPSDVELLIGSSEKFRKRTGWEPKIPFDQTLRDLLDYWRMKIK